A DNA window from Methylobacterium sp. NMS14P contains the following coding sequences:
- a CDS encoding TerB family tellurite resistance protein — protein MNQATKSQGVWGKLGGAGFGLAIGGPLGALIGGVAGHFLLDRVGAPFGRTPRDVVFTTGLVALAAKMAKSDGVVLPSEVEAFGRVVQVEPSARAGVERLFDLAKKTTNGFEAYAHQLATTFGDEPALLEDVLDGLFQIAGADGALHEAEERYLRAVSGIFGFDEAAFRRIAARHVRLPDDPYGVLGLDREADDAAVRVRHRALVVEHHPDRALARGLPTEAVAIATRRLAAINAAYDRIAQERGLR, from the coding sequence ATGAATCAGGCGACCAAGTCTCAGGGTGTCTGGGGCAAGCTCGGCGGCGCCGGATTCGGCCTCGCGATCGGCGGTCCGCTCGGGGCGCTGATCGGCGGGGTCGCGGGCCATTTCCTGCTCGACCGCGTCGGCGCGCCCTTCGGGCGGACGCCGCGCGACGTCGTGTTCACCACCGGACTCGTGGCGCTCGCCGCCAAGATGGCCAAGTCCGACGGCGTCGTGCTGCCCTCGGAGGTCGAGGCGTTCGGCCGGGTCGTGCAGGTGGAGCCGTCCGCGCGGGCGGGCGTCGAGCGCCTGTTCGACCTCGCCAAGAAGACCACGAACGGCTTCGAGGCCTACGCCCACCAGCTGGCGACGACCTTCGGCGACGAGCCGGCGCTCCTCGAGGACGTGCTCGACGGGCTGTTCCAGATCGCCGGCGCCGACGGGGCGCTGCACGAGGCCGAGGAGCGCTACCTGCGCGCGGTCTCGGGCATCTTCGGCTTCGACGAGGCGGCGTTCCGGCGCATCGCCGCGCGCCACGTGCGACTGCCGGACGACCCCTACGGCGTCCTCGGGCTCGACCGCGAGGCGGACGACGCCGCCGTGAGGGTCCGCCACCGGGCACTGGTGGTCGAGCACCACCCGGATCGGGCGCTCGCCCGCGGCCTGCCGACGGAGGCGGTCGCCATCGCCACGCGGCGGCTCGCCGCGATCAACGCGGCCTATGACCGGATCGCGCAGGAGCGCGGGCTGCGGTGA
- a CDS encoding N-acetylmuramoyl-L-alanine amidase: MSLAPDSPLARRVAPSPNHGARRAGPLDMLILHYTGMDSGAAALARLRDPLSEVSAHYLVFEDGGIVQMVPEARRAWHAGAGAWKGETDVNSRSIGIEIVNPGHAGGLPPYPEAQVEAVIALARDILGRWPIPPERVLAHSDVAPERKEDPGEIFPWDRLAAAGVGHRVPPARLQDGRFLARGDAGQPVEALQAMFALYGYDLPVTGMFDARTQAVVTAFQRHFRPARVDGVADASTITTLRDLIAALPAA, from the coding sequence GTGAGTCTCGCGCCCGACAGCCCCCTCGCCCGCCGCGTCGCGCCCTCGCCGAACCACGGCGCCCGCCGCGCGGGGCCGCTCGACATGCTGATCCTGCACTACACCGGGATGGACAGCGGGGCCGCCGCCCTCGCGCGCCTGCGCGACCCGCTGAGCGAGGTCTCGGCGCACTACCTCGTGTTCGAGGATGGCGGCATCGTCCAGATGGTGCCGGAGGCCCGCCGGGCCTGGCACGCCGGCGCCGGCGCCTGGAAGGGCGAGACCGACGTCAATTCCCGGTCGATCGGGATCGAGATCGTGAACCCGGGCCATGCCGGCGGCCTGCCGCCCTACCCGGAAGCGCAGGTCGAGGCGGTGATCGCGCTGGCCCGGGACATCCTCGGCCGCTGGCCGATCCCGCCGGAGCGGGTGCTCGCCCATTCCGACGTCGCGCCCGAGCGCAAGGAGGATCCGGGGGAGATCTTCCCGTGGGACCGTCTGGCGGCGGCGGGGGTGGGCCATCGCGTGCCGCCCGCCCGCCTCCAGGACGGCCGCTTCCTCGCGCGGGGCGATGCCGGCCAGCCCGTCGAGGCGCTGCAGGCGATGTTCGCGCTCTACGGCTACGACCTGCCGGTGACCGGGATGTTCGACGCGCGCACCCAGGCGGTGGTCACCGCATTCCAGCGCCATTTCCGCCCGGCGCGGGTGGACGGCGTGGCCGACGCCTCCACCATCACCACCCTGCGCGACCTGATCGCGGCGCTGCCGGCCGCCTGA
- a CDS encoding TerC family protein, with amino-acid sequence MMDVLTVVWLGKPLWMWLGFHVLIACLLAFDLGLLHRDKEHEIDVRESLLLTGFYLALGLAFGGWIWWYLGPSSAEEYVTGLVVEKSLSMDNVFVIAMILTALGIPRAAQHRVLLWGILAAVVLRGLMIGLGAALVHEVHWVLSLFAAFLIYAGLKILLSGDEEEGDFQNSAVVRWFKTTFRVTPDLHGQRFTVRKTDPRTGKVALYFTPLALALVLVNGADVIFAVDSVPAIFAITTDTFVVYTSNIFAILGLRALYFALAAMVDRFAYLKTALAFILIFIGAKIVVADTFGLIHVQPWVSLVVTLTLLAAGVFYSLWRTRTDAPAAPAPEAGHPHEARAHRA; translated from the coding sequence ATGATGGACGTCCTCACCGTCGTATGGCTCGGCAAGCCGTTGTGGATGTGGCTCGGGTTCCACGTCCTGATCGCCTGCCTGCTCGCCTTCGACCTCGGGCTCCTCCACCGCGACAAGGAGCACGAGATCGACGTCCGGGAGAGCCTGCTGCTCACCGGCTTCTACCTCGCCCTCGGCCTCGCCTTCGGCGGCTGGATCTGGTGGTATCTCGGGCCGTCCTCCGCCGAGGAGTACGTCACCGGCCTCGTGGTCGAGAAGTCGCTGTCGATGGACAACGTCTTCGTCATCGCCATGATCCTGACGGCGCTCGGCATCCCCCGAGCCGCCCAGCACCGCGTCCTGCTCTGGGGCATCCTGGCGGCGGTCGTGCTGCGCGGCCTGATGATCGGGCTCGGCGCCGCCCTGGTGCACGAGGTGCACTGGGTGCTCTCCCTGTTCGCCGCCTTCCTGATCTACGCCGGCCTGAAGATCCTGCTCTCGGGCGACGAGGAGGAGGGCGACTTCCAGAACAGCGCCGTCGTGCGCTGGTTCAAGACGACCTTCCGGGTCACGCCAGACCTGCACGGCCAGCGCTTCACGGTGCGCAAGACCGACCCCAGGACCGGCAAGGTCGCCCTGTACTTCACCCCGCTGGCGCTCGCCCTGGTGCTGGTGAACGGCGCCGACGTGATCTTCGCGGTCGACAGCGTGCCGGCGATCTTCGCGATCACCACCGACACGTTCGTGGTCTACACCTCCAACATCTTCGCCATCCTGGGCCTGCGCGCCCTCTACTTCGCGCTCGCCGCGATGGTCGACCGGTTCGCCTACCTGAAGACGGCCCTCGCGTTCATCCTGATCTTCATCGGCGCCAAGATCGTCGTTGCCGACACGTTCGGGCTCATCCACGTGCAGCCCTGGGTCTCCCTGGTGGTGACCCTGACGCTGCTGGCGGCCGGCGTCTTCTACAGCCTCTGGCGGACCCGGACCGACGCGCCGGCCGCGCCGGCCCCGGAGGCCGGGCACCCCCACGAGGCCCGGGCCCACCGCGCCTGA
- a CDS encoding MDR family MFS transporter, whose product MASPVAVTEIQPQAQARPAPQAALSPGEIRAIVYGLMTAMLLAALDQTIVATAMPTIGLDLGDAANLPWIVTAYLLASTAVTPLYGKLSDIHGRRIMLLIAIATFVVGSLACALAPTMVALALARGLQGVGGGGLIALAQTILADIMSPKERARYQVVIAGVFVTASVAGPLLGGLFAQHLHWSLIFWINLPIGVLAFALTNANLKRLPRHERRHRLDYPGAALMVAGSVTLLLALSWGGVRYPWDSAPVLTLLAGAAVLGGGFAARLATAPEPLIPTEVLKDRVVYSATLAACFAMGTFIGLTIYVPIFLEGVIGLSASESGVALVPLMIGTVTGATLSGRSMLHFRHYKRLPLAMMCVSLACCATIAWQGRALPFWLMEVLFALLSMGIGTILPLSTISIQNAVETHQLGIATAAMNFFRSLGGALIVAAFGTIVLGGAAGGAGGGAHDVESLIRGADPAQLALTFRHVFLAACLGLLGAFTFLALMEERPLRERTSPKMAAETPEPSA is encoded by the coding sequence GTGGCCAGTCCCGTCGCCGTCACCGAGATTCAGCCGCAGGCCCAGGCGCGGCCCGCCCCGCAGGCCGCGCTCAGCCCCGGCGAGATCCGCGCCATCGTCTACGGGCTGATGACCGCGATGCTGCTCGCGGCCCTCGACCAGACCATCGTGGCGACCGCCATGCCGACCATCGGCCTCGACCTCGGCGACGCCGCGAACCTGCCCTGGATCGTCACCGCCTACCTGCTGGCCTCCACGGCGGTGACCCCGCTCTACGGCAAGCTCAGCGACATCCACGGCCGGCGGATCATGCTGCTGATCGCCATCGCGACCTTCGTGGTCGGCTCGCTCGCCTGCGCGCTCGCGCCCACGATGGTGGCGCTGGCGCTCGCCCGGGGTCTCCAGGGTGTCGGCGGCGGCGGGCTGATCGCCCTGGCGCAGACCATCCTGGCCGACATCATGTCGCCCAAGGAGCGGGCGCGCTATCAGGTGGTGATCGCGGGCGTGTTCGTGACGGCCTCGGTGGCGGGGCCGCTGCTCGGCGGCCTCTTCGCCCAGCACCTGCACTGGTCGCTGATCTTCTGGATCAACCTGCCGATCGGCGTCCTCGCCTTCGCGCTGACCAACGCCAACCTGAAGCGCCTGCCGCGCCACGAGCGCCGCCACCGGCTGGACTATCCCGGCGCCGCCCTGATGGTGGCGGGCTCCGTCACCCTCCTGCTGGCCCTGAGCTGGGGCGGGGTGCGCTATCCCTGGGACTCGGCGCCGGTCCTCACCCTCCTCGCCGGGGCGGCCGTGCTGGGCGGCGGCTTCGCGGCGCGGCTCGCCACGGCGCCGGAGCCGCTGATCCCCACGGAGGTGCTCAAGGACCGGGTGGTCTACAGCGCGACGCTGGCGGCGTGCTTCGCCATGGGCACCTTCATCGGGCTCACCATCTACGTGCCGATCTTCCTCGAAGGGGTGATCGGGCTCTCGGCGAGCGAGTCCGGCGTGGCCCTGGTGCCGCTGATGATCGGCACCGTCACGGGCGCGACCCTGTCGGGCCGGTCGATGCTGCATTTCCGGCACTACAAGCGCCTGCCCCTGGCGATGATGTGCGTCAGCCTCGCCTGCTGCGCCACCATCGCCTGGCAGGGCCGGGCGCTGCCCTTCTGGCTCATGGAGGTGCTGTTCGCGCTGCTCTCCATGGGGATCGGGACGATCCTGCCGCTCTCGACCATCTCGATCCAGAACGCGGTGGAGACGCACCAGCTCGGCATCGCCACCGCCGCGATGAACTTCTTCCGCTCCCTCGGCGGGGCGCTGATCGTGGCGGCCTTCGGCACGATCGTGCTCGGCGGCGCCGCGGGCGGGGCGGGGGGCGGGGCCCACGACGTGGAGAGCCTGATCCGCGGCGCGGACCCGGCACAGCTCGCCCTGACCTTCCGCCACGTCTTCCTGGCCGCCTGCCTCGGCCTGCTCGGCGCCTTCACGTTCCTGGCGCTGATGGAGGAGCGGCCCCTGCGCGAGCGTACGTCGCCGAAGATGGCGGCCGAGACGCCGGAGCCCTCCGCCTGA
- a CDS encoding TIGR03862 family flavoprotein has product MPDDRDAIAIVGGGPAGLAAAELLGAAGRAVTVYERMPSVARKLLIAGRGGLNITHSEARAAFLARYHPGGALDAAIAAFPPDALRAWCADLGEPTFVGSSGRVFPRSFKASPLLRAWLARLDRLGVRIRTRHRLTGIAEGLRFETPDGPLDLRPRATLLALGGASWPRLGSDGRWVPLLEGLGVAVSPLRPANAGFATAWSDLFRERFSGAPLKRVALTCAGTTVRGEAVITEAGIEGGAIYALSRPLREAIAAGGSARLDVDLRPDLTREALARRLSGARPGDSAATRLRKAAGLAPVAAGLLREAAGAALPAEPGALAGLIKAAPITLTASATIERAISTAGGVRLDALDGRSMLRAHPGLFLAGEMLDWEAPTGGYLLQGAFAGGRAAAAGMLDWLRETGG; this is encoded by the coding sequence ATGCCGGATGACAGGGATGCAATCGCCATCGTGGGCGGCGGGCCGGCCGGGCTCGCCGCGGCCGAGCTGCTGGGGGCGGCCGGCCGCGCGGTCACGGTCTACGAGCGCATGCCGTCGGTCGCCCGCAAGCTGCTGATCGCCGGGCGCGGCGGCCTCAACATTACCCACAGCGAGGCGCGGGCGGCGTTCCTCGCCCGCTACCATCCGGGCGGCGCCCTCGACGCGGCCATCGCGGCCTTCCCGCCCGACGCGCTCAGGGCGTGGTGCGCGGATCTCGGCGAGCCGACCTTCGTCGGCTCGAGCGGCCGCGTCTTCCCGCGGAGCTTCAAGGCCTCGCCCCTGCTGCGGGCGTGGCTGGCGCGGCTCGACCGCCTGGGCGTCCGGATCCGCACCCGCCACCGGCTCACGGGGATCGCAGAGGGCCTGCGCTTCGAGACCCCGGACGGTCCCCTGGACCTCCGGCCCCGCGCCACCCTGCTGGCCCTGGGCGGAGCGAGCTGGCCGCGCCTCGGCTCGGACGGGCGCTGGGTGCCGCTCCTCGAGGGGCTCGGCGTGGCGGTGTCACCCCTGCGTCCGGCCAATGCCGGTTTCGCGACGGCGTGGTCCGACCTGTTCCGGGAGCGCTTCTCCGGCGCGCCGCTGAAGCGGGTGGCGCTCACCTGCGCGGGCACCACGGTGCGGGGCGAGGCCGTGATCACCGAGGCCGGCATCGAGGGCGGGGCGATCTACGCCCTCTCGCGCCCCCTGCGCGAGGCGATCGCGGCCGGGGGCAGCGCGCGGCTCGACGTGGATCTCCGCCCGGACCTGACCCGGGAGGCCCTCGCCCGCCGCCTGTCCGGCGCCCGGCCGGGCGACTCGGCCGCCACCCGGCTGCGCAAGGCCGCGGGCCTTGCGCCCGTGGCGGCGGGGCTGCTGCGCGAGGCGGCCGGCGCCGCACTCCCGGCGGAGCCCGGGGCCCTCGCCGGGCTGATCAAGGCCGCGCCCATCACCCTCACCGCCTCCGCGACGATCGAGCGGGCGATCTCGACGGCGGGCGGCGTCCGGCTCGACGCCCTCGACGGGCGCTCCATGCTGCGCGCCCATCCCGGCCTGTTCCTGGCCGGCGAGATGCTCGACTGGGAGGCGCCGACCGGCGGCTACCTGCTCCAGGGCGCCTTCGCGGGCGGCCGGGCGGCCGCCGCCGGGATGCTCGACTGGCTGCGCGAGACCGGCGGCTGA
- a CDS encoding collagen-like protein codes for MRSALSSALTLTLLLALSGAALGQQADPPGAAAPDPAAAAPAAGRSRPARPRVRHAQAPSQPIMVYDARIEAGDLRISGSVRKPGAIVVLDDDISIQADRRGRFTFRLPYRPSTCVVTLKAEPDEREAVVANCAPEGPPGPTGPQGAAGPPGETGAKGETGPKGETGPKGEPGLKGDQGLKGDTGSQGEPGPKGEPGPTGAAGPQGAPGPKGDTGASGLQGPPGPRGPVGPQGGPGPKGEATAASLRPVRKSDCPGGCAITCGTGEMLVTAHCLKGGAPTYDGEGASCPAEATGIVGFCTRP; via the coding sequence ATGCGCTCAGCCCTCAGCTCAGCCCTCACCCTGACGCTCCTGCTCGCCCTGTCGGGGGCGGCGCTCGGCCAGCAGGCGGATCCGCCGGGTGCCGCCGCCCCGGATCCGGCCGCGGCCGCCCCCGCGGCGGGGCGGTCGCGCCCCGCCCGGCCGCGGGTCCGGCACGCGCAGGCCCCGAGCCAGCCGATCATGGTCTACGACGCGCGGATCGAGGCCGGCGACCTGCGGATCTCGGGCTCCGTGCGCAAGCCCGGGGCGATCGTGGTGCTGGACGACGACATCTCGATCCAGGCCGACCGGCGCGGCCGGTTCACCTTCCGGCTGCCCTACCGGCCCTCGACCTGCGTGGTGACGCTGAAGGCGGAGCCGGACGAGCGCGAGGCGGTCGTGGCGAACTGCGCGCCCGAGGGTCCGCCCGGACCGACCGGTCCCCAGGGCGCGGCGGGACCGCCCGGCGAGACGGGGGCCAAGGGTGAGACCGGTCCCAAGGGTGAGACCGGTCCCAAGGGTGAGCCGGGGCTCAAGGGAGATCAGGGCCTCAAGGGCGATACGGGTTCCCAGGGCGAGCCCGGCCCGAAAGGGGAGCCCGGTCCCACGGGCGCGGCCGGACCGCAGGGCGCACCGGGCCCGAAGGGCGACACGGGAGCCTCGGGCCTACAGGGCCCTCCCGGGCCGCGGGGTCCGGTCGGGCCGCAGGGCGGCCCGGGCCCGAAGGGCGAGGCCACCGCCGCCAGCCTGCGGCCCGTGCGCAAATCCGACTGTCCGGGGGGCTGCGCGATCACCTGCGGGACCGGGGAGATGCTGGTCACGGCCCACTGCCTCAAGGGCGGCGCGCCGACCTACGACGGGGAGGGCGCCAGCTGCCCGGCCGAGGCGACCGGCATCGTCGGGTTCTGCACGCGGCCGTGA
- a CDS encoding ImuA family protein, with protein sequence MEMGLDPADETEAARPSGDLRARLAALRVRLAPPDRGRDPSPVLPLGVPDLDAHLPGGGLALGPPHEIAPAEPADAIAALGFALALCARQLAREPGEALIAAAPGQPVPYGHGLGGLGLDPGRLLLLEAGSDAEVFRALEAALHARALTALIGLLRDGLPLKPGRRLQLAAEGPAPPLLLILRPAPAGLPNGAATRWRIAAAPAARDRFGTLDRPRWRARLERCRNGRGGDWLLEWDHAAHRLHLPEPLAGDAAAAGRSRA encoded by the coding sequence ATGGAGATGGGGCTGGACCCTGCGGACGAGACCGAGGCGGCGCGCCCGTCGGGCGATCTCCGGGCCCGGCTGGCGGCCCTGCGGGTGCGCCTCGCGCCGCCGGATCGCGGCCGGGATCCGTCCCCGGTCCTGCCGCTCGGTGTTCCGGATCTCGACGCGCACCTGCCCGGCGGCGGCCTCGCCCTCGGGCCACCCCACGAGATCGCGCCGGCCGAGCCCGCGGACGCGATCGCGGCCCTGGGCTTCGCGCTGGCGCTCTGCGCCCGCCAGCTCGCCCGGGAGCCCGGGGAAGCGCTGATCGCCGCCGCGCCCGGCCAGCCCGTGCCCTACGGACACGGCCTCGGCGGCCTCGGCCTCGACCCCGGCCGCCTGCTGCTGCTGGAAGCCGGCAGCGACGCGGAGGTGTTCCGCGCCCTGGAAGCGGCCCTGCACGCGCGGGCGCTCACGGCCCTGATCGGCCTCCTGCGGGACGGGCTGCCGCTGAAGCCGGGCCGGCGCCTGCAGCTCGCCGCGGAAGGTCCGGCGCCGCCGCTGCTGCTGATCCTGCGGCCGGCGCCGGCCGGTCTGCCCAACGGGGCCGCCACGCGCTGGCGGATCGCCGCCGCGCCGGCGGCGCGGGACCGGTTCGGGACCCTGGACAGGCCGCGCTGGCGGGCACGGCTCGAGCGCTGCCGCAACGGGCGCGGCGGCGACTGGCTTCTGGAGTGGGACCATGCCGCGCATCGTCTGCATCTGCCTGAGCCACTGGCCGGTGACGCGGCTGCGGCGGGCCGGTCTCGCGCCTGA
- a CDS encoding DUF6504 family protein: MPRIVCICLSHWPVTRLRRAGLAPERGPLAVAAEGSGGLRLVALDPEARALGLQIGEPLGRVRARIGVPLQVYPADPEADRDALLRLCRWASGYAPLVAPFGPGEAADGLYIDVAGASHLRGGEANLVADLAARLARSRIPAGIALADTPGAAFALARHGGADPIVVPPGGAAEALRDLPVEALRLDPGTVAGLKRLGLRRIGALDALPRGPLARRFGAALLLRLDQALARRPEPLAPLTEAADYAAARGFLDPIGRQSDIVRTARDLMAETAPRLERDGLGACALRLGLHRVDGALRILDLGLSRPERCPERVAALVSLRLDRLGSALDAGFGFETVALAVTVTGPMPARQTDLGAAAAGDGVGFLADALAQRLGRALLRLEPRASHLPERADRGRVWVAGEGHGSSADQGVGRRRVRLLPPSAAAGLGDTFIRAGRTASGSLTGPLSRVGEGQGEGRGLFGKGTSDPCVDGVRSSVSSCPSPQPSPARERGPVALLHQGRRPAEMGEPSRTEEEGKARAIASPWPEYLPPRPLVIFPRGEAALDVLSTVPEGPPRRFRWRARIHRVAHAEGPERIAAEWWREPGADRDYYRIECEAGHRLWLYRDGPHAPDRPAAWYVHGLFA, from the coding sequence ATGCCGCGCATCGTCTGCATCTGCCTGAGCCACTGGCCGGTGACGCGGCTGCGGCGGGCCGGTCTCGCGCCTGAGCGCGGCCCCCTCGCGGTGGCGGCCGAGGGGTCCGGCGGGCTGCGGCTCGTGGCCCTCGATCCGGAGGCCCGCGCCCTGGGCCTCCAGATCGGCGAGCCCCTCGGCCGGGTCAGGGCGCGGATCGGCGTGCCGCTCCAGGTCTACCCCGCCGACCCGGAGGCCGACCGGGACGCCCTGCTGCGGCTGTGCCGCTGGGCGAGCGGGTACGCGCCCCTCGTGGCGCCGTTCGGGCCGGGCGAGGCGGCGGACGGGCTCTACATCGACGTCGCCGGCGCGAGCCACCTGCGCGGCGGCGAGGCGAACCTCGTCGCGGACTTGGCCGCCCGGCTCGCGCGGAGCCGCATCCCGGCGGGGATCGCGCTGGCCGACACGCCCGGCGCGGCCTTCGCGCTGGCCCGTCACGGTGGGGCCGACCCGATCGTGGTGCCGCCGGGCGGCGCTGCCGAGGCCCTGCGGGACCTGCCCGTGGAGGCCCTGCGCCTCGATCCCGGCACGGTGGCGGGCCTGAAGCGGCTCGGCCTGCGCAGGATCGGCGCGCTCGACGCTCTCCCCCGCGGCCCCCTCGCCCGCCGCTTCGGCGCGGCGCTGCTGCTGCGCCTCGATCAGGCCCTGGCCCGCCGGCCCGAGCCGCTGGCGCCCCTGACGGAGGCGGCCGACTACGCCGCCGCCCGGGGCTTCCTCGACCCGATCGGGCGGCAGTCGGACATCGTCCGGACCGCCCGGGACCTGATGGCGGAGACCGCGCCCCGGCTGGAGCGGGACGGGCTCGGCGCCTGCGCCCTGCGCCTCGGCCTGCACCGGGTCGACGGCGCCCTGCGCATCCTCGATCTCGGCCTGTCCCGCCCCGAGCGCTGCCCGGAGCGGGTCGCGGCCCTCGTCTCCCTGCGCCTCGACCGGCTGGGCTCCGCCCTCGACGCCGGCTTCGGCTTCGAGACGGTGGCGCTCGCCGTGACGGTGACCGGTCCCATGCCGGCCCGCCAGACGGATCTCGGCGCGGCGGCCGCGGGCGACGGGGTCGGCTTCCTGGCCGACGCCCTGGCCCAGCGCCTCGGGCGGGCGCTGCTCCGGCTCGAGCCCCGGGCGAGCCATCTGCCGGAGCGGGCCGACCGGGGCCGCGTCTGGGTTGCCGGAGAGGGGCACGGATCGTCAGCCGATCAAGGCGTCGGTCGGCGACGGGTGCGTCTCCTTCCCCCCTCTGCCGCTGCGGGACTGGGGGATACCTTCATCAGGGCCGGCAGGACGGCGTCAGGATCGCTCACAGGTCCCCTCTCCCGTGTGGGAGAGGGACAGGGTGAGGGGCGAGGGCTGTTCGGAAAAGGCACGTCCGATCCGTGCGTTGATGGTGTGCGCAGTTCTGTGTCTTCCTGTCCCTCACCCCAACCCTCTCCCGCACGGGAGAGGGGGCCGGTCGCGCTCCTTCACCAAGGTCGCCGCCCGGCCGAGATGGGTGAGCCTTCCCGCACAGAGGAGGAAGGGAAGGCGCGTGCCATCGCCTCCCCCTGGCCCGAATACCTCCCGCCCCGCCCCCTGGTGATCTTCCCGCGCGGCGAGGCCGCCCTCGACGTGCTCTCGACCGTCCCGGAGGGGCCGCCCCGGCGCTTCCGCTGGCGCGCCCGGATCCACCGGGTCGCCCATGCCGAGGGGCCGGAGCGGATCGCCGCCGAATGGTGGCGCGAGCCCGGCGCGGATCGCGATTACTACCGCATCGAGTGCGAGGCCGGGCACCGGCTCTGGCTCTACCGCGACGGCCCGCACGCCCCCGACCGCCCGGCCGCGTGGTACGTCCACGGGCTGTTCGCGTGA